A genomic window from Brassica oleracea var. oleracea cultivar TO1000 chromosome C8, BOL, whole genome shotgun sequence includes:
- the LOC106312157 gene encoding serine decarboxylase-like, with protein sequence MVGALESDQSFAMAEKFDILSDGFDPTAVAPEPLPLPVTNGTGADQEEENLKKTKVVNGGGEREMVLGRNVHTTSLAVTEPESNDEFTGDKEAYMASVLARYRKTLVERTKYHLGYPYNLDFDYGALGQLQHFSINNLGDPFIESNYGVHSRPFEVGVLDWFARLWEIERDDYWGYITNCGTEGNLHGILVGREVFPDGILYASSESHYSVFKAARMYRMECQKVDTLISGEIDCDDFRRKLLANKDKPAILNVNIGTTVKGAVDDLDLVIKTLEECGFSHDRFYIHCDGALFGLMMPFVKRAPKVTFNKPIGSVSVSGHKFVGCPMPCGVQITRMKHIKVLSNNVEYLASRDATIMGSRNGHAPLFLWYTLNRKGYKGFQKEVQKCLRNAHYLKDRLREAGISAMLNELSSTVVFERPKEEEFVRRWQLACQGDIAHVVVMPSVTVEKLDHFLKDLVEHRLVWYEDGSQPPCLVKDVGINNCICPAHK encoded by the exons ATGGTTGGAGCTCTGGAATCTGATCAATCATTCGCAATGGCTGAAAAATTCGACATCTTGTCTGATGGTTTCGATCCAACGGCTGTTGCCCCCGAACCGTTACCTTTGCCGGTAACAAACGGAACCGGAGCAGATCAAGAGGAAGAGAATCTGAAAAAGACGAAGGTGGTAAACGGAGGAGGAGAAAGAGAGATGGTTCTGGGCAGGAATGTGCACACGACTTCCCTCGCCGTTACGGAGCCAGAGTCTAACGACGAATTTACTGGAGACAAAGAAGCTTACATGGCTAGCGTTCTCGCTCGTTACCGGAAAACTTTGGTCGAACGAACCAAATATCATCTAG GTTATCCATATAACTTGGATTTCGACTACGGTGCGCTTGGGCAGTTGCAGCATTTCTCCATCAACAATCTTGGAGATCCGTTTATCGAAAGCAACTATGGTGTACACTCCAGGCCATTTGAAGTTGGCGTCTTGGATTGGTTTGCTCGTCTTTGGGAGATAGAGAGAGATGATTATTGGGGTTACATCACAAACTGTGGTACCGAAGGAAACCTTCACGGCATTTTAGTTGG GCGAGAAGTGTTTCCTGATGGGATTTTGTATGCGTCGAGTGAATCTCATTACTCTGTGTTTAAAGCAGCTCGTATGTATCGAATGGAGTGTCAGAAGGTTGATACGCTTATCTCGGGGGAGATTGACTGTGATGATTTCCGACGGAAGCTGTTGGCAAACAAAGATAAACCAGCCATTCTTAATGTTAACATAG GAACAACTGTTAAAGGAGCTGTTGATGACCTCGACCTTGTGATCAAAACTCTTGAAGAGTGTGGCTTCTCACATGACAGGTTCTATATACACTGTGATGGAGCTTTGTTTGGACTTATGATGCCTTTTGTCAAACGG GCACCAAAAGTCACGTTCAATAAGCCGATAGGGAGTGTGAGCGTGTCGGGCCACAAATTTGTCGGATGCCCAATGCCATGTGGTGTTCAGATAACAAGAATGAAACACATCAAAGTCCTCTCTAACAACGTCGAGTATCTCGCTTCTAGGGATGCAACAATCATGGGAAGCCGAAACGGGCATGCTCCTTTGTTCCTCTGGTACACCTTAAACAGGAAAGGGTACAAAGGATTCCAGAAGGAGGTTCAGAAATGCCTGAGAAATGCGCATTACCTCAAAGATCGACTCCGTGAAGCTGGGATCAGCGCGATGCTCAATGAGCTTAGCAGCACTGTGGTCTTTGAACGTCCCAAGGAGGAAGAGTTTGTCAGAAGGTGGCAGCTTGCTTGTCAAGGCGATATAGCTCATGTGGTGGTTATGCCAAGTGTTACAGTAGAGAAGCTGGATCATTTTCTCAAGGACCTGGTCGAACACAGATTGGTTTGGTATGAGGACGGATCTCAACCACCATGCCTTGTAAAAGATGTAGGGATCAACAACTGC